Proteins from a genomic interval of Arthrobacter sp. CAN_C5:
- a CDS encoding type I restriction endonuclease subunit R yields MAQHNEVTFEDEICKALAAQGWIYEPLRKASELYDGTRALVPEDVFGWLADTQPEQLAKVLKPAGSPAEQDMAKRLLLDRLCKVLDKPAAKEAGMLSVLRTGFKDVAAKFDMCQFKPAMGLNPETLERYGKVRLRVIRQVHYSTVDTKKSIDLVLFMNGLPVATIELKTDFTQNINDAVAQYRTSRLPRNGKNKDEPLLSFGRRALVHFAVSNDEIQMTTELKGKDTYFLPFNLGDDGHSGNPVNPKGSATSYLWEQVLQRDSWLNIIGKFLHLQISDKTNPVTGEREVRKSLLFPRYHQWDVVNQLIESARTEGPGHRYLVQHSAGSGKTNSIAWTAHQLSSLHGTSNEKLFDSVIVVTDRTVLDSQLQDAIYQIEHKSGVVVPIRGNTGSKSAELTAALVARTPIIIVTIQTFPHALKAIAESQALNGRNFAIIADEAHSSQTGSTANKLKKVLSTEELADVNDGGEFDVEAFLAAEMAERADAKNISYFAFTATPKAKTLELFGRKGPDGLPQPFHLYSMQQAIEERFILDVLQNYTSYKVAYRLTHEGRDYDSDDTQVEKSEALKFLMNWVKLHPYNISQKVQVIVEHFRTNVAWRLDGKAKAMVVTGSRKEAVRYKLAIDKYIKDAGYSGLGTLVAFSGEVTDGESGPEQFTEINMNPGLKGRTLPEAFSTEEYKIMLVANKFQTGFDQPLLVAMYVDKKLSGVSAVQTLSRLNRIAVGKDQTFVLDFVNNPDEILASFQPYFREAALEGVSDPNVVHDLQAKLDAAQIYLESEVDGMVKAYVLEEGNNALSGWVAPAKSRFNTRYNAAVAAEDKTAQDELDLFRKDLGSFVRAYDFLSQIFNFADTDLEKRSIYYKHLLPVLRVNDSKVALDLSGVVLAKYALKDKGLAQLQLTGEDAMLKPPTEVGTGQTKDPVLSTWEEIIQQANLAFEGEEMDAVAHFVEGVRRELVKNETLQKQAQNNSRNHFGNSPDLASAITNAVSNSMDSHYNLSLQALGDKTKMGALLQMLSGLIYEELQK; encoded by the coding sequence ATGGCGCAGCACAATGAAGTGACGTTCGAGGACGAGATCTGCAAGGCCCTCGCGGCACAAGGCTGGATCTACGAGCCCCTTCGGAAGGCCAGCGAGCTCTATGATGGCACCCGAGCCCTAGTGCCCGAGGATGTCTTCGGGTGGCTGGCGGATACGCAACCAGAGCAGCTGGCCAAGGTCCTAAAGCCCGCAGGTTCGCCAGCAGAACAGGATATGGCGAAGCGTCTGCTGCTGGACCGCCTGTGTAAGGTCCTGGACAAGCCAGCGGCCAAGGAAGCGGGCATGCTCTCCGTCCTCCGCACCGGGTTCAAGGACGTCGCCGCCAAGTTCGACATGTGTCAGTTCAAGCCGGCAATGGGCCTGAACCCCGAGACACTGGAACGCTACGGCAAAGTGCGGCTCCGAGTGATCCGGCAGGTCCACTACTCCACGGTCGACACCAAGAAAAGCATCGACCTGGTCCTGTTCATGAACGGCCTGCCGGTCGCGACCATCGAGCTCAAGACCGACTTCACGCAGAACATCAACGACGCTGTAGCGCAGTACCGCACAAGCCGGCTGCCGCGCAACGGAAAAAACAAGGACGAGCCTCTCCTGTCCTTCGGCCGCCGGGCTCTGGTTCACTTCGCGGTCAGCAACGACGAAATCCAGATGACTACCGAGTTGAAAGGCAAAGACACCTACTTCCTGCCCTTCAACCTCGGTGACGACGGCCACTCTGGTAACCCGGTCAATCCGAAAGGATCGGCCACCAGCTACCTGTGGGAGCAGGTGTTGCAGCGCGACTCCTGGCTGAACATCATCGGCAAGTTCCTGCACTTGCAGATCAGCGACAAAACCAACCCCGTCACCGGTGAACGCGAGGTCCGCAAGTCTCTACTTTTCCCTCGTTACCACCAGTGGGACGTGGTCAACCAGCTCATTGAGAGCGCCCGCACCGAGGGTCCCGGCCACCGGTACCTAGTCCAACACTCGGCAGGATCAGGCAAAACCAACTCCATCGCTTGGACAGCACACCAGCTCAGCTCCCTTCACGGGACCAGCAACGAGAAGCTCTTTGACTCGGTGATCGTGGTAACGGACCGCACCGTGCTGGACTCCCAGCTACAGGACGCGATCTACCAGATCGAGCACAAATCCGGTGTCGTGGTCCCCATCCGCGGCAACACAGGTTCCAAGTCCGCCGAACTCACTGCCGCGCTGGTCGCCCGGACCCCGATTATCATCGTCACCATCCAGACGTTCCCGCACGCGCTGAAAGCCATCGCAGAATCCCAGGCTCTGAACGGACGGAATTTCGCGATCATCGCTGACGAGGCGCACTCGTCCCAAACCGGTTCCACGGCCAACAAACTGAAGAAGGTTCTGTCCACTGAGGAGCTGGCGGACGTCAATGACGGCGGCGAGTTCGACGTCGAAGCGTTCCTTGCCGCCGAAATGGCCGAACGCGCCGACGCGAAGAACATTAGCTATTTTGCGTTTACCGCCACCCCCAAGGCCAAGACCCTTGAGCTGTTCGGCAGAAAGGGGCCGGACGGGTTGCCGCAGCCGTTCCACCTGTATTCCATGCAACAGGCCATCGAGGAGCGCTTCATCCTGGACGTGCTGCAGAACTACACCAGCTACAAGGTGGCATACCGGCTCACCCACGAGGGCCGGGATTACGACTCGGACGACACCCAGGTGGAGAAATCCGAGGCGCTGAAGTTCCTGATGAACTGGGTGAAGCTGCACCCCTACAACATCAGCCAGAAGGTCCAGGTAATAGTCGAGCACTTCCGCACCAATGTCGCCTGGCGCCTGGATGGCAAGGCCAAAGCCATGGTGGTCACCGGCTCCCGCAAAGAAGCGGTGCGGTACAAACTCGCCATCGACAAGTACATCAAGGATGCGGGCTACTCCGGGCTGGGAACCCTCGTCGCCTTCTCCGGCGAAGTGACCGACGGCGAATCAGGTCCAGAACAATTCACTGAAATCAACATGAACCCGGGGCTGAAAGGCAGGACGCTGCCCGAGGCGTTCTCCACCGAGGAATACAAGATCATGCTGGTGGCAAACAAGTTCCAGACCGGCTTCGATCAGCCACTACTAGTAGCAATGTATGTGGACAAGAAGCTCTCCGGTGTCTCCGCCGTACAAACACTGTCCCGGCTGAACCGCATCGCTGTGGGAAAGGACCAGACATTCGTACTGGACTTCGTCAATAACCCCGACGAAATCCTGGCCTCATTTCAGCCTTACTTCCGCGAGGCCGCGTTGGAGGGCGTCTCGGACCCAAACGTAGTTCACGACCTCCAGGCCAAGCTCGACGCCGCCCAGATTTACCTCGAATCCGAGGTGGACGGGATGGTGAAGGCCTATGTGCTAGAGGAGGGCAACAACGCCTTATCTGGCTGGGTGGCACCGGCAAAATCTCGCTTCAACACCCGATACAACGCCGCAGTGGCCGCAGAGGACAAGACAGCGCAAGATGAACTCGACCTGTTCCGCAAGGATCTCGGGTCCTTCGTCCGCGCCTACGATTTCCTGTCCCAAATCTTCAACTTTGCCGATACGGACCTGGAGAAACGCTCGATCTACTACAAGCACCTGTTGCCGGTTCTCAGGGTGAACGATTCCAAGGTGGCGTTGGATCTCTCCGGTGTGGTGCTGGCGAAATACGCCCTCAAAGATAAAGGGCTGGCGCAGCTGCAGCTCACAGGAGAGGACGCCATGTTGAAGCCACCAACGGAAGTGGGCACCGGGCAAACGAAGGATCCGGTCCTGTCCACTTGGGAAGAAATCATCCAGCAGGCGAACCTGGCTTTCGAAGGTGAGGAAATGGATGCCGTCGCGCACTTCGTTGAAGGCGTGCGGCGAGAGCTGGTGAAGAACGAGACGCTGCAGAAACAAGCGCAGAACAACTCACGCAACCACTTCGGAAATAGCCCCGACCTCGCTAGCGCAATCACCAATGCCGTGTCGAATTCGATGGACAGCCACTACAATCTGAGCTTGCAAGCCCTGGGGGATAAGACAAAAATGGGCGCCCTACTCCAAATGCTTAGCGGACTCATATACGAGGAGCTACAGAAATAA
- a CDS encoding recombinase family protein, with protein sequence MGLLLGYVRTSTTDQHGRMQFDALIEAGVPEKRIWFDQLSGAKASRERPAMVKLLEYAREEDEILVYRIDRLGRSLLDILNTVALMQERGIRLRSLVDKIDPSTAQGRLQLALFATLAEYERELINERVRDGIAAAKARGVRFGQKPVDQSKVEDKLRLARRELAEGKTAERAAGAVGWSRSTLYRYLKQYGTEQPPIEGPVALGRGRSQYADSEPLPRRN encoded by the coding sequence ATGGGACTTCTACTCGGATATGTCAGGACCTCGACCACTGATCAGCATGGTCGAATGCAGTTTGATGCTCTTATCGAAGCCGGTGTTCCGGAGAAACGGATCTGGTTTGACCAACTCTCAGGCGCCAAGGCCTCAAGGGAACGCCCAGCGATGGTCAAGCTACTGGAATACGCCCGAGAAGAGGACGAAATCCTGGTCTACCGGATCGACCGGCTCGGGAGGTCGCTGCTCGATATTCTGAATACTGTTGCCCTGATGCAGGAGCGCGGTATCCGGCTACGGTCATTGGTCGACAAGATTGATCCCTCCACGGCTCAAGGCCGTTTGCAGCTTGCGCTCTTTGCAACCCTGGCTGAATACGAACGTGAGCTGATCAACGAACGGGTCCGCGACGGGATCGCTGCAGCCAAGGCCCGCGGGGTGCGGTTCGGACAGAAACCTGTTGACCAGTCGAAGGTTGAAGACAAGCTGCGCTTGGCCCGGCGTGAGCTGGCTGAAGGCAAGACCGCCGAGCGCGCGGCCGGCGCCGTCGGCTGGTCCCGGTCGACCCTATACCGGTACCTGAAGCAGTACGGCACGGAGCAGCCTCCGATTGAGGGTCCGGTAGCTCTAGGCAGGGGGCGCTCACAATACGCAGACAGTGAGCCGCTGCCCCGTCGGAACTAG
- a CDS encoding IS3 family transposase (programmed frameshift): MSNPGPRSGGPTPRRSFTPAQKLAYLDAYQQACDDGTGGGAYLRREGLYSSQITEWRKLRDAGVLEGKKPGEKIGKPTAEQAEIGRLRRQLEVSERKLARTAAALSIMEKARLLLEDNLRKRGAAALVQETLMSAYTALTLADISTREAAVIAGVSRATATRKPRIAVEDPPPVPAPANKLSVAERAHILATVNSKDFVDLPPVQIYARLLDEGVYLCSISTFYRVLEENCQVKERRRIARHPARAVPELVATGPGQVYTWDITKLAGPIKGKYYDCYVMIDIYSRYIVGAYVHAHESGELAVEMMKEIFGIHGIPQIVHADRGTSMTSKTVAALLSDLEVTRSHSRPRVSNDNPYSEAWFKSLKFAPTFPERFSSLPDARAFMDFFVDGYNHTHCHTGIGLNTPADVHYGLAASKALERAKILAAARAKTPERFTTNNDPKILAIPNTAWINKPTEKNDTKAAA, encoded by the exons ATGAGTAATCCTGGCCCCAGGTCCGGAGGCCCGACCCCTCGTAGGTCGTTCACTCCGGCACAAAAATTGGCGTACTTGGATGCGTACCAGCAGGCCTGTGACGATGGCACCGGCGGCGGGGCTTACCTGCGCCGCGAGGGCCTGTATTCCTCCCAGATCACCGAGTGGCGTAAGCTCCGCGACGCCGGTGTCCTCGAGGGCAAAAAGCCCGGGGAAAAGATCGGCAAGCCCACTGCTGAACAGGCAGAAATCGGGCGTCTACGTCGGCAGCTGGAGGTGAGTGAACGCAAGCTGGCACGGACTGCAGCTGCGTTGTCGATAATGGAAAAAGCACGGCTGCTTTTGGAGGATA ATCTCCGAAAGCGCGGAGCAGCAGCCCTGGTACAAGAAACCCTGATGAGCGCCTACACCGCCCTCACCCTGGCGGACATTTCTACCCGGGAAGCGGCCGTGATTGCAGGGGTATCCAGGGCCACAGCGACCCGCAAACCCCGCATCGCGGTGGAAGACCCTCCGCCGGTCCCGGCGCCGGCAAACAAGCTCTCAGTGGCCGAGCGCGCCCACATCCTGGCGACCGTGAATTCGAAGGATTTCGTGGACCTGCCGCCGGTGCAGATCTATGCCCGGCTCCTGGACGAAGGCGTCTATTTGTGCTCAATCTCCACGTTCTATCGCGTCCTGGAGGAGAACTGCCAGGTCAAGGAACGCCGCCGGATCGCACGCCACCCGGCGCGGGCCGTGCCGGAGCTGGTCGCGACCGGACCCGGACAGGTTTACACCTGGGACATCACCAAACTCGCTGGCCCGATCAAGGGAAAATACTACGACTGCTACGTCATGATCGACATCTATTCCCGCTACATCGTCGGCGCCTACGTCCATGCCCACGAGTCCGGGGAACTGGCCGTGGAAATGATGAAGGAAATCTTCGGCATCCACGGCATCCCGCAGATCGTCCACGCCGACCGTGGCACCTCGATGACCTCCAAAACAGTCGCGGCGCTGCTCTCGGACCTGGAGGTCACCCGGTCCCATTCCCGTCCCCGGGTCAGCAATGATAATCCGTACAGTGAGGCCTGGTTCAAGTCGCTGAAGTTCGCTCCCACGTTCCCCGAACGCTTCAGTTCCCTACCCGACGCGAGAGCGTTCATGGACTTCTTTGTCGACGGGTACAACCACACCCATTGCCACACCGGAATCGGCCTCAACACACCGGCGGATGTCCACTACGGACTGGCCGCCAGCAAAGCCCTCGAACGAGCCAAAATCTTGGCCGCCGCACGGGCAAAAACACCCGAACGATTCACCACCAACAACGACCCCAAAATCCTCGCCATCCCCAACACCGCCTGGATCAACAAACCAACCGAGAAAAACGACACAAAAGCAGCAGCCTAA
- a CDS encoding class I SAM-dependent DNA methyltransferase produces MGVLASNNNANLVWSIANILRGTYKPAQYGSVILPFTILRRLDCVLDATKGAVLAEQKAKENLNIPLDTFLQKASGHTFFNTSRFSFDKLLDDPTNIKANILNYVQGFSENTRDIFERFEFYKTLEKLDSSDLLYHVTKDFAAIDLHPEAISNIEMGHMFEELIRRFAETSNETAGEHFTPREVIQLMVQLLLNYDDDVLTKEGIVRSIYDPTAGTGGMLTVAQEHLHALNPSASLVAYGQEINDESYAICKSDLLIKGQDISKISVGDTLANDQNIGQQFDFMLSNPPFGVEWKKIQPQIQKEHELHGFDGRFGPGLPRVSDGSLLFLLHLVRKMRPAHDGGSRIGIVLNGSPLFTGGAGSGESEIRKYLIENDFVEAIIALPTDMFYNTGISTYIWILSNSKKQKHPERIGKIQLINGVDFFQKMRKSLGSKRKELGPSDISTIVKLYGAFEDNGDTSKIFNNRDFGYSTITVERPLKLNFVFTAERIDAVLAQKPVEKLPDADRQLLEKGLHSLVAESGEIYKNRENLLRVLKPALTEVGLKLAAPVLKAVIGGLSERDETADICKGPKGTTEADTDFRDTENVPLGEDIQDYFALEVLPYVPDAWIDGSKTKVGYEIPFTRHFYKYVTPRTLDEIDSDLNQLISHITTLLAEVER; encoded by the coding sequence GTGGGAGTTTTGGCCAGCAACAACAACGCCAATTTGGTGTGGAGCATCGCGAACATACTGCGGGGCACCTACAAACCGGCACAGTATGGCTCGGTCATATTGCCGTTCACCATTCTTCGCCGTCTGGACTGTGTCTTGGACGCCACCAAGGGGGCCGTCCTAGCGGAGCAGAAGGCGAAGGAAAACCTCAATATCCCCTTAGACACTTTCCTGCAGAAAGCCTCCGGCCACACCTTTTTCAACACCTCCAGGTTCAGCTTCGATAAACTCCTCGATGACCCGACCAACATCAAGGCGAACATCCTCAACTACGTCCAGGGCTTCTCTGAGAACACCAGGGACATCTTCGAGCGCTTCGAGTTCTACAAGACGCTCGAGAAGTTAGACAGTTCGGATTTGCTATACCACGTGACCAAGGATTTCGCGGCTATCGACCTCCACCCGGAGGCAATTAGCAACATCGAGATGGGCCACATGTTCGAGGAGCTCATTCGCCGCTTCGCGGAGACATCCAACGAGACCGCCGGTGAGCACTTCACCCCACGCGAGGTCATCCAGCTCATGGTTCAGCTCCTGCTGAACTACGATGACGACGTCCTCACCAAGGAGGGCATCGTCCGGTCCATCTACGACCCCACCGCCGGAACGGGTGGCATGCTAACGGTCGCCCAGGAACACCTGCACGCCCTGAACCCGAGCGCCTCGCTCGTCGCGTACGGCCAGGAAATCAACGACGAGTCCTACGCCATCTGCAAATCAGATCTGCTCATCAAGGGCCAGGACATCTCCAAAATCTCGGTCGGTGACACCCTTGCCAATGACCAGAACATCGGTCAGCAGTTCGACTTCATGCTCTCCAACCCGCCCTTCGGTGTGGAGTGGAAGAAGATCCAACCCCAAATCCAAAAGGAACACGAGCTCCACGGCTTCGACGGCCGCTTCGGCCCCGGGCTGCCCAGAGTCAGCGACGGCTCGCTGCTGTTCTTGCTGCACTTAGTCCGGAAGATGCGCCCGGCTCACGACGGAGGATCTCGCATCGGCATCGTCCTGAACGGCTCACCGCTGTTCACCGGCGGCGCTGGCTCGGGCGAATCCGAGATCCGCAAATACTTGATCGAGAACGACTTCGTGGAAGCCATCATCGCGCTGCCCACCGACATGTTCTACAACACCGGCATCTCCACCTATATTTGGATCCTCTCAAACAGCAAGAAACAGAAGCACCCGGAGCGCATCGGCAAGATCCAGCTCATCAACGGCGTCGACTTCTTCCAGAAGATGCGCAAGAGCCTCGGTTCAAAGCGCAAGGAACTCGGACCCAGCGACATCTCAACAATCGTCAAGCTCTACGGGGCCTTTGAGGACAATGGCGACACTTCTAAGATCTTCAACAATCGGGACTTCGGCTACTCCACGATCACTGTCGAGCGGCCGCTGAAGCTCAACTTCGTTTTCACGGCCGAGCGCATCGACGCCGTGTTAGCGCAGAAGCCGGTTGAGAAGCTGCCAGACGCGGACCGACAGCTTCTGGAGAAGGGTCTCCACTCGCTTGTCGCTGAGTCAGGTGAGATTTATAAGAACCGCGAGAACCTCCTCCGCGTGTTGAAGCCGGCCCTCACTGAAGTGGGCCTAAAACTCGCGGCACCGGTCTTGAAGGCTGTGATCGGCGGTCTCTCCGAACGAGACGAAACCGCCGACATCTGCAAGGGACCTAAGGGAACCACCGAAGCTGATACCGACTTCAGGGACACGGAAAATGTTCCCTTGGGTGAGGACATTCAGGACTACTTCGCCCTCGAAGTCCTACCCTACGTACCCGACGCTTGGATCGATGGGTCGAAGACCAAGGTTGGCTACGAGATCCCTTTCACACGGCACTTCTACAAGTACGTTACCCCGAGAACTTTGGACGAGATCGACTCGGACTTGAATCAGCTCATCTCTCATATCACGACGCTGCTGGCCGAGGTGGAGCGGTGA
- a CDS encoding restriction endonuclease subunit S, whose protein sequence is MTKQSVPLRRVARIINGGTPTPDPENWNGKIPWATPVDLGRTNGFSLSETGRNLTILGALSGSAIAPKSSVLLSTRAPIGYVAINEVPMAFNQGCKALIPADGVSARFLKYALIHTEPQLQSMGQGSTFLELSASALASVEIPLPTTDVQVRTVDFLDKETAQIDGLIGKQERLIELLIEKRQAIITHTVTRGLDPTAPTKPSRTPWLNAAPEHWTKIKLSWAFRFLNGDRGSNYPSRDEFQPEGVAFINAGHLSGGRVDLSTMNYISREKYEELGGAKLRVGDVLYCLRGSLGKHALLTGLQEGALASSLVALRALHNARVSPAYLALLFKSPAAETQLAIIASGSAQPNMSVENLQSFSFPIPPLEEQQRILDYVNRKCDRLNTIQGTARKMVLRLQERRSALISAAVTGKINVQEGIA, encoded by the coding sequence GTGACCAAGCAATCGGTTCCCCTTCGCCGTGTCGCTCGAATAATCAACGGCGGGACGCCCACACCCGACCCGGAGAACTGGAACGGTAAAATACCATGGGCTACGCCGGTGGATCTCGGCCGAACTAACGGATTCTCGCTGAGTGAGACGGGGCGCAATCTAACAATATTAGGGGCCCTTTCCGGATCGGCAATTGCTCCGAAGAGCAGTGTTTTGCTCTCAACGCGTGCCCCTATCGGCTATGTCGCGATCAACGAAGTCCCGATGGCCTTCAACCAGGGTTGTAAAGCCCTAATTCCAGCGGATGGCGTCTCGGCTCGCTTTCTGAAATACGCACTGATCCACACCGAGCCGCAACTCCAATCCATGGGTCAGGGATCCACCTTCTTGGAGCTTTCTGCGTCCGCGCTAGCCTCCGTGGAGATACCCCTCCCAACAACCGATGTTCAGGTGCGGACTGTCGACTTCCTCGACAAAGAAACCGCCCAGATCGACGGACTGATCGGCAAGCAGGAGCGGCTCATCGAGCTGCTCATTGAGAAGCGCCAGGCCATCATTACCCACACAGTCACCAGAGGCCTCGATCCCACCGCCCCCACAAAACCGTCGAGAACCCCGTGGCTGAACGCGGCTCCAGAACACTGGACAAAAATAAAGCTGAGTTGGGCCTTCAGGTTTTTGAATGGCGATAGAGGCTCGAACTATCCATCCCGTGATGAGTTTCAGCCGGAAGGAGTGGCATTTATCAACGCTGGGCACTTAAGCGGCGGCCGCGTTGACCTGAGCACAATGAATTACATCAGCCGAGAAAAGTATGAGGAACTGGGCGGCGCAAAGCTTCGGGTAGGAGATGTGCTCTACTGCCTTCGGGGATCGTTGGGAAAACATGCTCTCTTGACCGGCCTGCAGGAGGGCGCACTCGCGTCCTCGCTTGTTGCTCTCAGAGCACTTCATAATGCACGGGTTTCCCCCGCCTATCTCGCGTTACTCTTTAAATCGCCAGCAGCAGAGACGCAACTTGCCATAATCGCCTCTGGATCTGCACAACCAAACATGTCCGTCGAGAACCTGCAATCCTTCTCATTTCCGATTCCGCCGCTGGAAGAACAGCAACGGATTCTTGACTACGTCAACAGGAAGTGTGATCGCCTGAACACAATTCAGGGGACGGCTCGAAAAATGGTCCTGAGACTTCAGGAACGTCGTTCCGCTCTCATCTCCGCTGCAGTGACTGGAAAGATTAACGTTCAAGAAGGAATTGCCTGA
- a CDS encoding restriction endonuclease, with the protein MNQPQSDALDREVMQVAALALQQGWSTLRPNPKGPGPLYMDLPSKSGQIALDAWPKYRAEQIYPPPGLIPPEPLAPSVSGIHFLLGAPVVILGGTIYYASVSSGGGDATQAVTILGLIYVALGILAAILQSAYESRLSHYWVKHDPFRKQRRDLQKNLESYLNRSLLTAAEEYGRPVATIEPDMVAKAPRQPLPYSPQSGRPQPLLSCTPRQAEYLARDWMAFLGATGAKASQATRDGGIDVVADRFVAEVKHRAVPSSPDLIRQIFGAATAEQKAALFFSLGGYTSEAVAFANKTGVALFAYSPEGGTISAKSTAARKALKEGLNALL; encoded by the coding sequence TTGAATCAGCCGCAGAGTGATGCGCTGGACCGCGAGGTCATGCAGGTGGCTGCCCTAGCACTGCAGCAGGGATGGTCCACCCTGAGGCCCAATCCCAAGGGTCCAGGACCGCTCTACATGGATCTGCCTAGCAAATCCGGTCAAATCGCACTCGATGCATGGCCCAAATACCGGGCCGAACAGATCTACCCACCCCCCGGACTTATCCCACCCGAACCACTGGCGCCTTCGGTGTCAGGGATCCATTTTCTGCTTGGCGCCCCGGTCGTCATCCTCGGGGGGACGATATATTACGCGTCCGTTTCCAGCGGCGGAGGTGATGCCACCCAGGCCGTTACAATCCTTGGTTTGATCTATGTCGCCCTGGGTATTCTCGCGGCAATTCTGCAGAGTGCCTACGAATCTCGCCTCAGCCATTACTGGGTAAAGCACGATCCGTTTCGGAAACAGCGCAGAGACCTGCAGAAGAACCTCGAATCATACCTGAACCGATCGCTGCTGACTGCCGCCGAGGAGTACGGCCGTCCCGTAGCGACAATTGAACCGGACATGGTTGCTAAAGCCCCGCGGCAGCCGCTCCCGTACTCGCCTCAGTCAGGTCGGCCGCAACCTTTGCTCTCATGCACACCGCGGCAAGCAGAATACCTAGCGCGCGACTGGATGGCATTTCTTGGCGCAACCGGCGCTAAGGCATCCCAGGCTACAAGGGACGGGGGGATCGACGTCGTTGCCGATAGATTCGTTGCTGAGGTGAAGCATCGAGCAGTACCTTCATCACCGGATTTGATCCGCCAAATTTTCGGGGCGGCCACGGCTGAGCAAAAAGCGGCGCTTTTCTTCTCTTTAGGTGGCTACACCTCCGAAGCAGTGGCATTCGCCAACAAAACCGGAGTAGCTCTATTTGCCTACAGCCCCGAAGGGGGCACCATCTCCGCTAAATCCACTGCAGCGCGGAAAGCTCTCAAAGAGGGTCTGAACGCGTTACTTTGA
- a CDS encoding winged helix-turn-helix domain-containing protein — MALPQWREFVGPALRMMSDGAIRRTAEIRIAVAERFRLSAEDRTEVMSSEGARCSNRINWAFFDRHGHRPLHSDSDRRSTASVAHV, encoded by the coding sequence ATGGCATTACCTCAGTGGCGTGAATTTGTTGGTCCCGCTCTAAGAATGATGTCCGATGGCGCGATACGCCGGACTGCTGAAATTCGAATCGCCGTTGCAGAACGGTTCCGCTTGTCCGCCGAGGACAGAACCGAAGTCATGTCCTCGGAGGGGGCTCGGTGTTCGAACCGCATCAATTGGGCTTTCTTCGACCGTCACGGACACCGCCCCCTACACTCTGATTCTGATCGACGGTCAACGGCTAGCGTCGCTCATGTTTGA